One genomic window of Diospyros lotus cultivar Yz01 chromosome 8, ASM1463336v1, whole genome shotgun sequence includes the following:
- the LOC127808665 gene encoding probable beta-1,3-galactosyltransferase 2: MSMKSRGTAGESHSKASVSRSWVLLLCLASFCAGLFFTNRIWLVPETTDIAMKMKSKVEAERRHWVSQALNSKLNLIGHESNNNSGELLNAHHANKTLGSIIRKFPCETAVGQTGNTSLLKGYSASTNQKAANSKRKYFMVIGVNTALYSRSRRDSLRQTWFPREKKLEEEKGIVICFVVGHSSTSGDALDKAIEAEDREHGDFLRLEHVEGYHELSAKTKIYFATAVTSWNADFYVKIDDDVHVNIGRLSRILHNHLNKPRVYIGCMKSGPVLYEEGVKYYEPEYWKFGDEENNYFRHATGQIYAISKELASYILANQNLLHKYANEDVSLGSWFIGLEVEHVDDRRMCCGSIDECQVRALIGLGCVATFNWRCSGICRSTERILGIHQRCKEPESVLWGESTDQRAASSLNQQT, encoded by the exons ATGTCAATGAAGAGTAGAGGTACGGCGGGGGAATCACATTCAAAAGCTTCTGTTTCAAGAAGTTGGGTGCTTTTGCTTTGTCTTGCCAGCTTTTGTGCTGGATTGTTCTTCACTAACAG GATATGGCTGGTGCCTGAGACAACGGATATTGCaatgaaaatgaaaagcaaAGTCGAGGCTGAAAGAAGACACTGGGTTTCTCAGgctttaaattcaaaactt AATCTTATAGGTCATGAATCCAACAACAATTCTGGTGAACTTCTAAATGCCCATCATGCCAACAA AACTCTAGGTAGCATAATCAGGAAATTTCCCTGTGAAACAGCTGTTGGACAAACAGGAAACACATCTCTGCTGAAGGGCTATTCTGCTTCAACAAACCAAAAGGCTGCCAAttctaaaagaaaatatttcatggtTATAGGAGTTAATACAGCTTTATATAGTCGAAGTCGAAGAGATTCTCTGCGACAAACTTGGTTCCCTCGAG aaaagaagctagaGGAAGAGAAGGGCATTGTCATATGTTTTGTTGTTGGTCACAG TTCAACATCTGGTGACGCTCTTGACAAAGCTATTGAAGCAGAGGACAGAGAACATGGAGACTTCTTGAGGCTG GAACATGTTGAGGGCTATCATGAGTTGTCAGCAAAAACAAAGATATATTTTGCTACCGCTGTCACTTCGTGGAATGCAGATTTCTATGTCAAAATAGATGATGATGTTCACGTAAACATAG GAAGATTATCAAGGATTCTGCATAATCACCTTAACAAGCCACGGGTATACATTGGTTGCATGAAGTCTGGTCCCGTGCTTTATGAGGA GGGAGTGAAGTACTATGAACCGGAGTACTGGAAATTTGGGGACGAAGAAAACAACTATTTCCGCCATGCTACTGGACAAATATATGCTATTTCCAAAGAGTTGGCTTCCTATATTTTAGCAAACCA GAATCTGCTTCACAAGTATGCAAATGAAGATGTTTCGTTGGGATCTTGGTTTATTGGACTAGAGGTGGAGCATGTTGATGATAGGAGAATGTGTTGTGGCTCCATAGATG AGTGCCAGGTTAGGGCTCTGATAGGCCTCGGATGCGTGGCTACATTCAACTGGAGATGCAGTGGGATTTGCCGGTCTACTGAGAGGATCTTGGGCATTCATCAGCGGTGTAAAGAGCCTGAGAGTGTTTTGTGGGGCGAATCAACTGACCAAAGGGCAGCAAGTTCATTAAATCAACAGACATAA
- the LOC127808664 gene encoding uncharacterized protein LOC127808664, translated as MADGHFISMWDGDLEEEDVWAVGKERSEDSSPKALRKASPSTWRLSAAPRLIPRASSVAGSKEPKVSEQSSAPLNIPDWSKIYRKNSKKGEAGAGSRVCQNEVHDHDDIIDVVVDGDVDGDGDSDDEEMVPPHECIARKLGRSQISSFSMCEGIGRTLKGRDLRKVRNAILTKTGFLE; from the coding sequence ATGGCAGATGGACATTTCATCTCCATGTGGGATGGAGaccttgaagaagaagatgtatGGGCTGTGGGGAAGGAGAGATCAGAAGATTCAAGCCCAAAAGCACTGAGAAAGGCTTCACCTTCTACATGGCGTTTATCTGCTGCTCCAAGGCTGATCCCTAGGGCTAGCTCTGTAGCTGGTAGTAAAGAGCCAAAAGTGTCTGAACAATCATCAGCTCCATTGAACATTCCCGACTGGTCCAAGATTTACAGGAAGAACTCCAAGAAGGGGGAAGCTGGAGCTGGTTCAAGAGTTTGTCAAAATGAGGTTCACGATCATGATGACATTattgatgttgttgttgatggTGATGTGGATGGTGATGGTGATAGTGATGATGAGGAAATGGTTCCTCCACATGAATGCATAGCCAGGAAGCTTGGAAGAAGCCAGATCTCTTCCTTCTCCATGTGTGAAGGGATTGGAAGAACTCTCAAAGGAAGAGATCTCAGAAAAGTTCGAAATGCCATCTTAACGAAAACCGGTTTCCTAGAGTGA
- the LOC127808069 gene encoding uncharacterized protein LOC127808069: MASEAPSWADQWGAGGFGAMEEDENATSKDKGDKEEEEEEDGICWRTRQSKSGSSGRSRKGQEGNIHGHQMDQEPVPEEKTIPYRIDHQMDQPIRRLFYFNQTLFPPNTSSLHKVSQHSIYLFCS, translated from the coding sequence ATGGCCAGTGAGGCACCGAGTTGGGCAGATCAATGGGGTGCTGGAGGATTTGGTGCCATGGAGGAAGATGAAAACGCGACCAGCAAAGACAAAGgtgacaaagaagaagaagaagaagaagacggcATCTGCTGGAGGACTCGGCAAAGCAAAAGCGGCAGCAGTGGCCGGAGCAGGAAAGGTCAAGAGGGGAACATCCATGGGCATCAAATGGATCAAGAACCAGTGCCAGAAGAAAAAACCATCCCCTACCGAATAGACCATCAAATGGATCAACCTATCAGGAGGCTTTTCTATTTCAATCAGACTCTGTTCCCTCCAAATACTAGCAGCCTTCACAAGGTTTCCCAGCACAGTATCTATCTATTCTGTTCTTAA
- the LOC127808070 gene encoding autophagy-related protein 8C-like, translating into MFESSFKLEHPLERRLAESAHIRGKYPERIPVIVEKAEGSDIPEIDKKKYLVPGDCTVGQFVYVVRKRIKLGADKAIFVFVKNTLPPTASLISAIYEENKDEDGFLYMTYNGENTFGAF; encoded by the exons ATGTTCGAAAGCTCCTTCAAGCTCGAACATCCCTtgg AGAGGAGGCTGGCAGAGTCTGCTCACATTCGAGGGAAGTATCCTGAAAGAATACCA GTAATTGTCGAGAAGGCTGAGGGAAGTGACATTCCTGAGATTGACAAGAAAAA ATATCTTGTCCCTGGTGATTGTACTGTTGGGCAATTTGTTTATGTTGTTCGAAAGAGGATTAAGCTCGGTGCTGACAAGGCCATATTTGTCTTTGTCAAGAACACACTACCTCCCACTG CTTCTTTGATATCTGCAATTTATGAGGAAAACAAGGATGAAGATGGCTTTCTTTACATGACTTACAATGGCGAGAATACATTTGGGGCCTTCTAA
- the LOC127808496 gene encoding pentatricopeptide repeat-containing protein At1g11710, mitochondrial, which yields MILRLFSSKRQRLLSRGFHMGKQFKTPCTEEIVFKAICVNLRQRKWKNLDRLSTSLTNTVVNRVAWEFRNSLQLTLPFFNWAGNIKGFSLSLESYCILIHLLVNSRRYDDALSFMKTLMQEMGYLPLEVLKGLADSFKTCLSNTAVFDALVRACTQIGATEGAYGVMKQLRKEGHWVSIHAWNNFLNHLLKLDETDRFWEVYKEMVSCGYSENVNTFNLVIYALCKQCKLYEAISVLYRMFKDGIIPNVVAFNMLVDGACKMGDIELAVKLFKKMEIMSGNYVTPNSITYNCLINGYCKLGRLLVAEEVKNEMVKAGVDPNVRTYATLIDGYSRNGSLEQAFWWCNDMVERGLVPNAFVYNSLVYWLYMDGDVEGAYFVLSDMIDKCVQPDQFTYSILTKGLCGNGHINEALKCHKWILENNLVEDAFTHNILINYLCRNMHTDGAKQLLGNMFVRGMIPDVVTYGTLIDGQCKEGRIDSALGIYDDMIKVDKKSNLVIYNSFLNGLCKEGELDTAKLVFDTLESSGLLDVITYNTLLNGFCISRKIDEAFHLFSKMIGQGNLVNRVSYNILINFFCKHGYIQQAKELMEMMILQGLIPDSISYTTLIINVAKSCTKEEVIELHDYMVLKGVIPDSQTFKSLVSPLLVGSMES from the coding sequence ATGATTTTGCGGTTGTTTTCATCAAAAAGACAACGTCTTTTATCTAGAGGCTTTCACATGGGTAAGCAATTCAAGACCCCATGCACTGAAGAAATTGTTTTCAAGGCAATTTGTGTAAACTTAaggcaaagaaaatggaaaaacttgGACCGGTTAAGTACAAGTCTCACGAATACGGTAGTAAATCGGGTGGCTTGGGAGTTCCGTAACTCGCTCCAGCTAACTCTGCCGTTCTTCAATTGGGCTGGGAACATCAAAGGGTTTTCACTTTCATTAGAATCTTATTGCATTCTAATCCACTTGTTGGTTAACTCTAGAAGGTACGATGATGCCTTATCTTTTATGAAAACTTTGATGCAAGAAATGGGTTACTTGCCATTGGAGGTTTTGAAAGGGTTGGCTGATAGTTTCAAGACATGTTTATCAAACACAGCAGTTTTTGATGCATTGGTTAGGGCCTGCACTCAAATTGGTGCCACTGAAGGTGCTTATGGGGTGATGAAGCAGTTGAGAAAAGAGGGCCACTGGGTTTCAATTCATGCATGGAACAACTTCTTGAATCATCTGCTGAAGTTGGATGAGACTGATAGGTTTTGGGAAGTGTACAAGGAGATGGTATCGTGTGGATATTCAGAGAATGTAAATACTTTTAATCTGGTTATTTATGCTCTCTGTAAGCAATGTAAATTGTATGAAGCAATCTCAGTGCTATATCGGATGTTTAAGGATGGAATTATACCCAATGTTGTTGCTTTTAACATGCTTGTAGATGGAGCCTGCAAGATGGGTGATATTGAACTTGCTGTGAAGCTTTTCAAGAAGATGGAAATAATGTCGGGCAACTATGTTACTCCAAATTCAATAACTTATAATTGTCTAATCAATGGATACTGCAAACTAGGAAGGCTATTGGTTGCAGAAGAAGTTAAGAATGAGATGGTCAAGGCTGGTGTTGATCCCAATGTGAGGACATATGCTACTTTGATAGATGGATACTCAAGAAATGGGAGTTTGGAGCAGGCATTTTGGTGGTGTAATGATATGGTGGAAAGGGGCTTGGTGCCTAATGCTTTTGTATATAATTCACTTGTCTATTGGCTTTACATGGATGGAGATGTGGAGGGAGCCTATTTTGTGTTATCCGACATGATTGACAAGTGTGTACAACCGGACCAGTTCACCTACTCTATCCTAACAAAGGGACTTTGCGGAAACGGGCATATAAATGAAGCTCTTAAGTGTCACAAGTGGATTCTAGAAAATAACCTTGTGGAAGATGCTTTTACACACAATATTCTCATCAACTATCTTTGTCGAAACATGCACACAGATGGAGCCAAGCAACTGTTAGGCAACATGTTTGTCCGAGGGATGATTCCTGATGTTGTCACATATGGTACATTGATTGATGGACAGTGCAAGGAAGGGAGAATAGATAGTGCACTTGGGATTTATGACGACATGATAAAAGTggataaaaaatcaaacttggtGATATATAACTCCTTTTTGAATGGCTTATGCAAGGAGGGAGAGCTAGATACGGCGAAGCTTGTGTTTGATACATTAGAAAGTTCAGGTTTGCTTGATGTTATAACCTATAACACTCTGTTGAATGGTTTCTGCATTAGCAGGAAGATTGACGAGGCATttcatttgttttcaaaaatgattggACAGGGGAATTTGGTGAACAGAGTCTCTTACAATATATTGATCAACTTTTTCTGCAAGCATGGATATATTCAACAAGCAAAAGAACTTATGGAGATGATGATTCTCCAAGGTTTGATTCCAGATTCCATTTCATACACAACACTTATCATCAATGTTGCCAAGAGCTGCACTAAGGAAGAAGTAATTGAACTGCATGACTATATGGTGCTTAAAGGTGTCATTCCTGATAGTCAAACATTTAAGTCCTTAGTTAGCCCCCTTCTTGTGGGAAGTATGGAAAGTTGA
- the LOC127808497 gene encoding ATP synthase gamma chain, chloroplastic, which produces MACSNLAMWVSSKPSLSDASSLSFRSVLNPFQLSTQTSSTASPSRSPSVNPIHCGLRELRARIDSVKNTQKITEAMKLVAAAKVRRAQEAVVNGRPFSETLVEVLYNINEQLQTDDIDVPLTKVRPVKKVALVVVTGDRGLCGGFNNAIIKKAESRIAELKDLGLDYNVISVGKKGNSYFLRRPYIPVDKFLEGGTLPTAKEAQAIADDVFSLFVSEEVDKVELLYTKFVSLVKSDPVIHTLLPLSPKGEICDVNGKCVDAAEDEFFRLTTKEGKLTVERDVIRTQTAEFSPILQFEQDPVQILDALLPLYLNSQILRALQESLASELAARMSAMSNATDNAVELKRTLSIVYNRQRQAKITGEILEIVAGADALV; this is translated from the coding sequence ATGGCTTGCTCAAATCTGGCAATGTGGGTATCTTCAAAACCATCTCTTTCCGATGCATCTTCCCTTTCTTTCCGCTCTGTTCTCAACCCTTTTCAGCTTTCCACCCAGACCTCATCCACTGCTAGCCCCTCTAGATCACCATCAGTGAACCCAATTCACTGTGGCCTTCGCGAGCTTCGAGCTCGAATAGACTCCGTGAAGAACACCCAGAAGATCACCGAGGCGATGAAGCTTGTGGCTGCTGCTAAAGTGAGGAGAGCACAAGAAGCTGTTGTGAATGGCAGGCCCTTTTCAGAAACCCTTGTTGAAGTTCTGTATAATATCAATGAGCAGCTCCAAACCGACGACATAGATGTGCCTCTTACTAAAGTCAGGCCTGTCAAGAAGGTGGCTTTAGTGGTCGTCACGGGTGACCGAGGCCTTTGTGGTGGCTTCAACAATGCAATTATCAAGAAAGCTGAATCAAGAATTGCTGAATTGAAGGATCTTGGACTTGATTACAATGTCATTAGTGTTGGCAAGAAGGGGAATTCCTATTTCCTCCGCAGGCCTTATATTCCGGTCGACAAGTTTCTTGAAGGAGGCACATTGCCTACTGCCAAAGAAGCTCAGGCAATTGCTGATGATGTTTTCTCACTCTTCGTGAGTGAAGAGGTTGACAAAGTTGAGCTTTTGTACACCAAATTCGTGTCGCTGGTGAAGTCCGACCCTGTAATCCACACATTGCTGCCTCTGTCGCCCAAGGGTGAGATCTGCGACGTGAATGGAAAATGTGTTGATGCAGCTGAAGATGAGTTCTTCAGGCTGACAACAAAGGAAGGGAAGTTGACAGTGGAGAGGGATGTTATAAGGACTCAAACTGCTGAATTCTCGCCCATCTTACAGTTCGAGCAGGACCCAGTTCAGATTCTCGATGCTCTGCTACCTCTCTATTTGAACAGCCAAATCCTGAGAGCCCTCCAGGAATCGCTGGCCAGCGAGCTTGCTGCGAGGATGAGCGCCATGAGCAATGCCACTGACAACGCGGTGGAGCTGAAGAGGACTCTGTCGATTGTGTACAACAGGCAGCGTCAGGCCAAGATCACAGGGGAGATATTGGAGATTGTTGCTGGAGCCGATGCTCTAGTCTGA